The Nostoc sp. 'Peltigera membranacea cyanobiont' N6 genome contains the following window.
TATCCAAGCTCGTGCTACCGACAATTTAGGTAACACACAACCGAGTACAGTTCCGTGGAATGATTCTGGATTGCTCTACGGAGGCGTTGTTAGCCATCCGGTGACAGTACGGGGATGAATGGGGACAAGGAGAATAATCCATGCTCAATTCACACTCAGCACTATCAGTTCTCAAGAAAAAGACCTATTTATGATTGATTTTAGTTGGTTGATTTTAGTTGCTGGGGGTCTAATATCTGGAGTTATAGCCGGACTTTTAGGAATAGGTGGCGGTATTATCACGATTCCTCTTTTAGTCACACTTGGTTATACTCCCGTTCAGGCGATCGCTACTAGTAGCCTTGCGATCGTGATTACTTCAATTTCTGGAAGTTTGCAGAATTGGTGGATGGGCTACTTTGACTTTAAACGAGTAATTTATTTAGGAATTCCCGCCTTTTTAACTACTGGAATAGGTGTATATTTCGCTAATAAAATTCCATCCTATATAATACTTTTTACATTTGGCATAATACTACTTGCTAATATCTATTTGATTGAGCTTCGTAAACAACTAGCTTTCAAAGAGAAAGAGAATACAGAGCCAGTATTTAACCCATTAGTTTCTAAAATTGGCACTGGTGGAGCAGCAGGAATTTTAGCAGGTTTATTTGGCTTAGGTGGCGGTACAATTATGGTGCCACTACAAATGTTACTACTAAAAGAAGAAATTAAAGTCGCAATTCAGACTAGTTTAGGTGTGATTGTTATCACTGCCTTAGCTGCCTGTACAGGACACGCTTTAGAGGGAAATATTCTGTTTTTTCAAGGTATAGTTTTGGGATGCGGAGGTCTTTTAGGCGTTCAGATGAGTACTCGTACATTACCAAAACTGCCAGATTCTACTGTGAATTTAGTGCTTCGTATTTTCTTGGGTACACTATCAATATATCTTTTTTGGGAAGCTTGGATAAATTATCAACAAATAGTTACTAATTCGTAATCTCACGCCACTAAAATAGAGCCAAAGTCTAGATTTTCAAAGGATTTCAGCCTTATTTTGACACGGATGATAACTGTACAACCATACCGTGTACTAAATTTAGAGTTTTTCTAAAATCTATTTTTTTCAAAAGAGGTGAGCTATGAGTATTTTTAAAGTTGAAGTTGTCAAAATCAACAACATTAATCCTCATCCCAATGCTGATAGGCTAGATATTGCCTGTATTGAAAATATGGGATATCAAGTAATTATAGCCAAAGGGAAGCTTCACGCTGGAGATTTGGCTTTTTATTTTCCTATTGATAGTGTTATTCCAGAAAAGTTTTTGGATGAGTTTGATATTCGTAACTACTACTCGAAAAAACTGCGGGCTGCTAAACTTCGCGGAATTTTTTCTGAGGGTTTGCTTATTCCCGTTGGTAATAACTTTATGGGAAATGTCGGAGACGACTACACAGAGTATTTTGGTGTAACAAAGTATGAGTATCCAATTCCTCAAGGGATGAGCGGAGAACTAGAAAGTTTTATTGGAAATTACAAATTCCCCAGTCCAGAAAACCTTAAACGTTACAAAAACATCCTAATTGAAGGTGAAGAAGTTGTTGTAACAGAGAAGTTGCACGGAACTAACTTCTCTGTTTTAGTTGATGCTGATGGCACAACTAAAATTGGCAGCCATAATTACTTCTGGAAAAACAGCGAAGTAAACAAAAAATTAGTTTATATTCGTGCTTACAACGAAAACGAAGCTTTACAGAAACTTCCGCCAGGAACTCAGATTTTTGGCGAAATCTACGGCGTACAAGATATCAAATATGGCTTGGATAATGGCAATATTGGAATTGCTATATTTGCTGTGCGTCGCGGTAGTTATTTTCTCAATTACAGCGATTTTGTGGCTTTTTGCAATGAATTTGCTTTGCCGAAAGTGCCCGTGCTTTATATCGGTGCTTACACTTGGGAAGCGGTGTCTCAGTTCAATAATGCCAATAGTGTAGTTAGTCCCAATTGCATCATGGAAGGCGTTGTTGTGCAACCGGTCATTGAGAAAACGCATCCAGAAATAGGTAGAGTAGTCTTGAAGTTGATTAGCGATCGCTATCTGCTCCGTAAGGATGGAACTGAACTCCATTAGGTTCTACTCAAGTTTTGGTGGCGATACCTTAACTGACCTTCCGAAATGGACTTAGAATTATTCGCTCAAGGTAGCCAACGGGGATGAAATCCGGCTAAGGGGAGTTGTTCTGGTCTAATTTCAACAGTTGCAGCATCAGCAATGGGTAACAAAGGCATTAACCACAGGCTGCTGGTAGCAATAACATCTCCATCATCAGTTTTCAAAGTGTTTGTGGGTAATGATGCTGGGGGGTTTGTCTGCGGTACTACTTGGTCAAATAACAAACCTAAACCATCAGCAGATAAACTCATTTGCACATTTCGTTGAGCGGGAGGCAGTACTAGGAGGGGTTTCTGTTGCCCGGTTTTTAGATCGATTGCCACCACATAAGGCTGTTCTATGTATTGTTCTTTGGATACTAGCTGTGTCAGCAAGCAGTAGAGGGTAGGTGAGGCGATGTCAAATTGGCAACTGACAATTGAGCCTGTTGTTTTTAATAGTTGTTTCTGCACACCTTGGTTTGTCACTAAAAACAAATCTCGCGTGTAATCTGTATTAAACTTTACCATCGCTGCCTGAGAGCCATCTTTAGAGAAAGCCTGTACCAAACCAAACTGGGGCAGAAAATCTAGGGGTTTAGTGGCATCACCTTGCAGTGGTAAAATTGCTGCTCCCTCTCCTTGGGCAACTGCTACGGCTTTACTATCTGGCGTGATCGTAAAGTCTCCTCCCGGTTGGCTTTTCAAACGTTTAGGAGTGGGTTTTTCTGCTGAAGCATCGCTGGTTGCTGGCATAAACCACAGTCCAAAGTCGCCGGGATTAGTTTTGTTTCCCCTCTGGATGACAATAGTTTCCCCATCAGGTGATAAGTCAAATTTCAGGTTTTCATAATCTTTACTATCTAAAACTAGGTCAACTTTTCCTCCTGGCTGTGCTTCTTGTCCAGATTTACTAGAAACGCCTGTTGTGACTGTGTAAAGTTGAGCTGAAAGTAAGTCTTGGTTTTTGGTGGCGCGAGCCGAAAATAAAATTTTCTCCCCATCTGGAAATGACTCGAAGTCTATTGCAATCAAGTCTTTGGGGGTAAGTACCCTTTTTTGCTCTTGGGTTAAGTTGTATAGAACTAATCGTCCCTGTTCTTCTTTATCGGTTCCGATGTAAAGGATGACGCGATCGCGGGTGCGGAAACTCCCTGTAAAGGGCTGGATCGTTCGATTGTTACCTTCTTGCTGGGCAAACTTATCTTTGGCTCCCTGTAACTGCACTTTATAATTCGTGCCATAAGGTGCGGGTGTTAGCAGTGTATAAACCATCCGCCGCCCAGCCCAACTAAATTTACCTGCTAGGGGTGGATCGATTTTCAAATTATTCTCTACGCTTTTTATTTCCATTGGGCGGCTGAAGGTGAGAGTAAAGGAGTTATCTTCCGCCCCAATCTGTTGATTTTGCCAGGTAAAGTCCCGCACACGAGCAGTTACCACATCACCTTGCAATATGATTAACCCAATCAGCACACTCAGCAGTAGCATCAGTGCGATCGCTATCCGATCTAGTGGTTGAATAAATGCTTTAGATTTTGTCATTGGTCATTTGTCATTGGTCATTTGTCATTTGTCATCAACATTTCTGACTAATAACTATATGGATTCTGCGGTTGAGGAATCTTTTTGAGAGAGGTAGCGGCAATGGTAAGTTGGCGTTTACCTGCCAAATTTTCTGTCACCATTTGTCCTTCTACTTCCAGCCAGGTGTCAGGGGAATAAGGCTCTTGATTTTTTGGGAGTTTGACGGGTAAGCCTACAGGATAAGCATCTGCTGCACAGCAAGTTAAGACAAATCGGGCTAAGAACAAATATTCTTTTCCGATATCTGATGGGTGGATGACAAATCCTTGCACTTTGACTTTTTGACCTGTATATGTATCTGGCTCTGGATAGACATTGACAGTGCGTACCCAGTCTACAAGCGATCGCTCCTCTGGACTAACAGTGGCCCGAAAAGCTTGGGGTTTGACGCGTGTAGTTCCCAATAAATCTGCCGTTACACCTCGTTGGAGTGCTTTATCACTAGCAAAAACTTGTGGTGTAAAGATGAAACCTAGAATCGCTGCAATCAACAATAAAGCACTACCCCAACCAGGAGGAAATAAACTAATGTGTTGCGCGTTTGCCATCACATCACGGCGACGACGCAACCAAAGTTCTTGCATCTTGAAGAAACCAATAACAATCAAGCTAATACCAGTCACAACCACGAACCAAATGTAATTTGGGTGAATTAACAGGTTCAGCTTGTTAGTTAGCCAATATCTCAACATCAAAATGCCCCAAGCTGTAATTGCTAGGGCATCTAGCCAAGGGAGTAACAGATTTTGAATTTTAGATTTGGGATTTTTATTGGTCATTGGTCATTGGTCATTGGTCATTGGTCATTGGTCATTGGTCATTGGTCATTGGTCATTGGTCATTAGTCGTTGGTCATTGGTAAAGGACGAATGACAAAACAAAGATTTTTTAAAGGACGTGCAAGTTGAGGAAGAGAGTTAATACAAATGTTAATTGTGCTGCTAAAGCAAATAAGTAAAAGACTGTTTTGGGCTTAAAAATAGATAACATCAAACCAACACTTTTGATGTCAATCATTGGCCCAAATACTAGGAATGCCAACAATGAACCACTACTAAAGGTTGAGGCAAAAGACAGGGCAAAGAAAGAATCGACTGTAGAACAAATTGACACCACTACTGCTAATATCAGCATGACCACAATCGAACTAATCGGCCCAGCCCCCAGAGTTAGGATCGTTTCACGGGGGGCTAGCACTTGAATTGCCGCAGCGATCGCACTTCCTAAAATCATTACTCCGCCCAATTCGCGGAATTCTTGGATGCTATTATCTACCACTAGGCGCAACTTATCTGCAAGGGGTTTATTAGTATCAGAAATTGGGGTAGTTGCTTGTGCTAAATTAGCATCTATCCGCAGAGGTATACCTGCTTTTCCTCCTAAGATATAAGTCCCAGATTGCAAGATATTTGGTATCGCTTCTTGCTGTTGTATTTGGTAACGTTTACCACGGGGTTTGGTTTCAGGCTGTGCGGGTGGATTAAACTTCATATAGCGAGCGATCGCAGGTTGGACTATGGGATTTAAGTCCTTTTGAAAACTGAAAGCAAAACCAATAATTGTAGCAATTACTAGGGAAAATACGACTCGTAAGACTACTATTTCTGGCTGATCTCGAAATGCTGTCCAAGTTGACCAAATTACAACTGGGTTAATTGTTGGTGCTGCTAGCAAAAAGCCAATGGCAACTGGTGTGGGTACTCCCTGAATCAGGAACCGCCGCGCTACCGGTACATTCCCGCACTCACACACCGGAAATAAAAAGCCGATCATACTGCCAACTAAAGCACCCAGCAGAGGATTTTTGGGCATTTTTTCTACTAATTTGCGCTCATCAACAAAAAATAGCAGCAAACTGGAGAATAAAACCCCAAGAAGCAAAAAAGGCATCGCCTCGACTAGCAGACTTAGAAATATCGTAAAACCATTGTTCAGTTGATTCATGTGCGTCGCAGTCAAAAGCGGTTTTTAGTTTTAGGGTTCTGCCTAGTCATTGTATCGAAATGGGGATCAAAAGCAGTTCGGGAAAATTAAACATCATTTTAGTAGCAAGTTATCCGACGTTTCAAATAGCGCTTAAGCGCTACAAACCTTTGCTTCAGACAAGATGGTGATTTTTACCTGGGTGCATTTACTGACGATGACCATTTCTAAGATTGTCTAAATTCAGAAATTGTTCCGAGTATAGAGGGTAAGTAGCTGGATAGATGATTTGGAATTCCCTATTACCTATGTTTATACTTACAGTAATTTTCTGAATAAAATATTAGCTCGGCTGTATTTTCATCAAGTATTCACAGTTATTCAACAATTGGGGATCGCTTTTGGTTTCTACCATCACTGATTTTGGGTAGTTCTGCCAAAAATCCAATCTTAGCTTTGGTTGGTTTTTTACTACAAAAACTCTAAAAAGGCAAGACCAAAGTTTAGCAAACACGGTAAATGCTTGCAATCCCTTGGCCAATTTCCGAAAAGTCTGTTATTTAGAACCCGGATTTCTTAAATAAGTTGGGGTTATGCTGTTCGCTGTTAATTACGTTTTTGTGGAGTTCCCCAAATCAAGATTTGTCGATCGAATCCACCACTGGCAAGAATTTTACCATTTGGACTAAAAGCGATCGCACTTACCCAGTCTGTATGTCCACTCAGTGTATTTATTAGCTCACCTGTAGTTAAATCCCACAATTTAATCCCATCTTTGCCGGCACTCGCAAGGGTTTGTCCATCGGGGTTAATCGCGATCGCATTTACCCAGTTATTATGTCCTGTGAGGGTGCGGACTAATGCTCCAGTACTAATATTCCACAGTTTGACTGTGCGATCGCGGCTTGCACTAACTAATGTTTCTCCATCTGGTGTAAAAATTACCGCGCTAACAGAATTAGAATGAGCTACAAATTCACTGATTAATTTACCAGTACTCAAATTCCACAGCTTGATTACACCTTTATTATCACCACTAGCTAAAGTCTGTCCATCAGGGCTAATGGCTAGGGTATAAATCAGATTATCGAAGCTGACTAGAGTCCCTAGAGGGCGCTGCTGTAGTAAATCCCATAGACGAATCCCATCCAAAGCTCCACTGATGAGAACTTTACTATCAGGAGACACCGCTAAAGATAATACGTTACTGGTATGTCCGACAAAAGAGCGGCTAAATTTAAGACTTTTCAGGTTCCAGAGATTAATCGTGTTGTCATCACTACAACTAGCGAGGGTTTGCCCATCTGGTGAAATCACTAAAGACTCTACGGCTGCTTTGTGTGCTTTGTTAATATCTGCCAACTTCTTGCCGTTTGCTGGATTCCACAGGCGAATAACACCCTCATTTTCTGCACCTCCACTCACAAGAATTCTGCTATCTGGACTGAAAGCCAGGGATTTAACGGTTCCGTTATGTCCTCTGAGTGTGTAAAGTAGTTGGGCATTAGCAAAGCTGTTGGTAGTTTGGGAATTTGGTATTACTTCAACGGCAGCATGAGCTTGATGAATGTAAAACCCTTCCCAAGTAATCACTGGAAGGGCGACAGCTGCCATA
Protein-coding sequences here:
- a CDS encoding sulfite exporter TauE/SafE family protein — protein: MIDFSWLILVAGGLISGVIAGLLGIGGGIITIPLLVTLGYTPVQAIATSSLAIVITSISGSLQNWWMGYFDFKRVIYLGIPAFLTTGIGVYFANKIPSYIILFTFGIILLANIYLIELRKQLAFKEKENTEPVFNPLVSKIGTGGAAGILAGLFGLGGGTIMVPLQMLLLKEEIKVAIQTSLGVIVITALAACTGHALEGNILFFQGIVLGCGGLLGVQMSTRTLPKLPDSTVNLVLRIFLGTLSIYLFWEAWINYQQIVTNS
- a CDS encoding RNA ligase (ATP), which codes for MSIFKVEVVKINNINPHPNADRLDIACIENMGYQVIIAKGKLHAGDLAFYFPIDSVIPEKFLDEFDIRNYYSKKLRAAKLRGIFSEGLLIPVGNNFMGNVGDDYTEYFGVTKYEYPIPQGMSGELESFIGNYKFPSPENLKRYKNILIEGEEVVVTEKLHGTNFSVLVDADGTTKIGSHNYFWKNSEVNKKLVYIRAYNENEALQKLPPGTQIFGEIYGVQDIKYGLDNGNIGIAIFAVRRGSYFLNYSDFVAFCNEFALPKVPVLYIGAYTWEAVSQFNNANSVVSPNCIMEGVVVQPVIEKTHPEIGRVVLKLISDRYLLRKDGTELH
- a CDS encoding Ig-like domain-containing protein gives rise to the protein MTKSKAFIQPLDRIAIALMLLLSVLIGLIILQGDVVTARVRDFTWQNQQIGAEDNSFTLTFSRPMEIKSVENNLKIDPPLAGKFSWAGRRMVYTLLTPAPYGTNYKVQLQGAKDKFAQQEGNNRTIQPFTGSFRTRDRVILYIGTDKEEQGRLVLYNLTQEQKRVLTPKDLIAIDFESFPDGEKILFSARATKNQDLLSAQLYTVTTGVSSKSGQEAQPGGKVDLVLDSKDYENLKFDLSPDGETIVIQRGNKTNPGDFGLWFMPATSDASAEKPTPKRLKSQPGGDFTITPDSKAVAVAQGEGAAILPLQGDATKPLDFLPQFGLVQAFSKDGSQAAMVKFNTDYTRDLFLVTNQGVQKQLLKTTGSIVSCQFDIASPTLYCLLTQLVSKEQYIEQPYVVAIDLKTGQQKPLLVLPPAQRNVQMSLSADGLGLLFDQVVPQTNPPASLPTNTLKTDDGDVIATSSLWLMPLLPIADAATVEIRPEQLPLAGFHPRWLP
- a CDS encoding TIGR03943 family putative permease subunit; protein product: MTNKNPKSKIQNLLLPWLDALAITAWGILMLRYWLTNKLNLLIHPNYIWFVVVTGISLIVIGFFKMQELWLRRRRDVMANAQHISLFPPGWGSALLLIAAILGFIFTPQVFASDKALQRGVTADLLGTTRVKPQAFRATVSPEERSLVDWVRTVNVYPEPDTYTGQKVKVQGFVIHPSDIGKEYLFLARFVLTCCAADAYPVGLPVKLPKNQEPYSPDTWLEVEGQMVTENLAGKRQLTIAATSLKKIPQPQNPYSY
- a CDS encoding permease; this translates as MNQLNNGFTIFLSLLVEAMPFLLLGVLFSSLLLFFVDERKLVEKMPKNPLLGALVGSMIGFLFPVCECGNVPVARRFLIQGVPTPVAIGFLLAAPTINPVVIWSTWTAFRDQPEIVVLRVVFSLVIATIIGFAFSFQKDLNPIVQPAIARYMKFNPPAQPETKPRGKRYQIQQQEAIPNILQSGTYILGGKAGIPLRIDANLAQATTPISDTNKPLADKLRLVVDNSIQEFRELGGVMILGSAIAAAIQVLAPRETILTLGAGPISSIVVMLILAVVVSICSTVDSFFALSFASTFSSGSLLAFLVFGPMIDIKSVGLMLSIFKPKTVFYLFALAAQLTFVLTLFLNLHVL
- a CDS encoding WD40 repeat domain-containing protein encodes the protein MAAVALPVITWEGFYIHQAHAAVEVIPNSQTTNSFANAQLLYTLRGHNGTVKSLAFSPDSRILVSGGAENEGVIRLWNPANGKKLADINKAHKAAVESLVISPDGQTLASCSDDNTINLWNLKSLKFSRSFVGHTSNVLSLAVSPDSKVLISGALDGIRLWDLLQQRPLGTLVSFDNLIYTLAISPDGQTLASGDNKGVIKLWNLSTGKLISEFVAHSNSVSAVIFTPDGETLVSASRDRTVKLWNISTGALVRTLTGHNNWVNAIAINPDGQTLASAGKDGIKLWDLTTGELINTLSGHTDWVSAIAFSPNGKILASGGFDRQILIWGTPQKRN